A portion of the Caenorhabditis elegans chromosome III genome contains these proteins:
- the ten-1 gene encoding EGF-like domain-containing protein (Partially confirmed by transcript evidence), which yields MEAGGTPSKVPVLAVGTYHRKEAAPILAAAAMLDNSKATTSTAQPSIMSTLTKDKHKEPAPPLPHPSECGQPCVSGQSQMFQHRTTNAQGPPPNRPMPRPPAGMPMMTSSHEHDYTNDYEDPEEMARSRGEGFSNHLLIKTTPPPQPHPNFNSYEMSMSQQRRSQQHQQPMAPPLSDCWGSGVHDSGVLHKNADGAYYIPSGSLRTTSSTLSPASGQRYLDQPHTSGGAPNPTYSDASTTLLKYPLAAGTNQNRRRQQVGTMNNGDPVAGGPMALSKKKKKFDDDSDTCSRWPSKWNILLAAALLVALFVICILLFRAPNYVYTQPAPSSDATSSAAAAASRYQDLGLRALPPAISLGERVDVEFFPKSMATTELTVTKPSRIRFNATVGSGAQLVLLMSAGVHPSLSLHDALFPIRADRIRDSKSPTHIVEEFGSRSRRSLGASSSRHRNIEILSPRSATFEQFVLEGRHYLTFINERSRVEPISFVAEELQRPTTPPKTSSSGTSGAKEHPLASVLVCESNCNQRGECVHGKCHCAPGFTGRTCDEAVCPVVCSGNGVFSGGICVCKSGFKGKECEMRHNWCEVADCNGRGRCDTDGRCRCNPGWTGEACELRACPHASCHDRGVCVNGTCYCMDGWRGNDCSVFADAIVHVPQAQSPPRRGQEPTESSKTRKAQVKPTPTSEKKKESRELQKPIIATVQVPTESSHPCSAHGQLIDDICQCESGWDSVDCSQQACQCVNGDCLDDGSCQCWKGWRGSNCTDKKCAIGCEDRGKCASDGSCKCSSGWNGENCAIDGCPNQCSGKGECGMDRRSSEWSCRCQAGSTGVDCSVSVEMHCDDGLDNDSDGLIDCDDPECCSSSSCSSESVCSTAASPIEVLMRMPPIFNANFAQRVGFLIMEKSVQSYTDSSQFNENLISVIRGRVMWGGSPTGSDDLSTYSNKSTVPLVGVRVSDAAHPLYGFTLTREDGYFDLTVNGARSVTLQFLRTQFQSVKKSVFVSPRQIIHIDDIVLYRQSGGSPPAISMAPARAKCSPTLRRIPDVVLISNWQYTSDGIETDETSDSSRIVVDSRSIFESLPIQGTDVRLVYDSARSPAAPSTMLIGLLYDRVDKELRKVHINIRIAGRRFDRVLAPRTNLTYVFAWDKMNAYRQSESGLVPVTVRVGYEYQGCDRTSERVWQTRRSQMMGATARKMIGTMWTLDIHHHLDIVNNVVEMGNGGYRLITESEPRVSTFAGLDGVKRDVECLKCEGKVDSISLFRPTTVVYAQDGSLIIGDHNMIRRVSQDGQVSTILTLGLADTSHSYYIAVSPVDGTIAISLPLHKQVWRISSLEPQDSRNNYDVLAGDGTVCASAVDSCGDGALAQNAQLIFPKGISFDKMGNLYLADSRRIRVIDTTGHIRSIGETTPDQHPIRTCAQITKLVDLQMEWPTSLTIDPITGSVLVLDTNVVYEIDVVHDVVTIALGSPTTCDLANATSSASAKSLDHRRHLIQNARDITVGTDGAIYVVESDGRRLNQVRKLSSDRSTFSILTGGKSPCSCDVAACGCDDAVSLRDVAASQAHLSSPYAVCVSPSGDVIIADSGNSKIKKVSARMAKYDGRSRTYEVTDAERQEKYTFNRHGQHSSTVSLITGRTFFNFSYQVDSPISMISEIRAASGVVLRVLKRNDSLFDLETTLGQRTTLTMSAYDGTLEQVSKRDSATSRDATKLFYKKGLLTSRIDVATAVGFEYDEYGRAIGLKRDREYWRLGEETISMGSVNTEVLLNGQRFQQVRLGEGNLAVHSTNGATTRLISLRNEGYSLASPLGTSTLYDKSSSIPDSNGEPLISRRRTKVPAIGNPQRRELTTRWDWRHVARRGDDSDGSLGRRKVAEINGVNMFSMEYDVKSNQDTLRLGSTTDDAQALLFIDYTSSGRIRRISAPEDSQMAEMNITWDGAGRKSEVTWGSWKIRLTYDNSNRLTEHAIDGARVPIKMSYAGASRRPNEIQHDGAKWNIQYDNYDRIKEVISKSQEATSFSSIALGGDEWVLKRRTSLNSKPSLVRLSREGKVLESTTPDENHYWLERKDPITGRTTEILNDEETTVVTCWSPEGAPMCSRSRNLQENTTMQGHLVARKSVTIMTPTSSEPSITSSFTYEYDDMLRVTTIQPVIEQSVLESIQLSYDERRGHVAAINGFKWARDASTSRCQGHGLMYETSKANDHRQVVERKLIFGDARASIKIIRDKAGRASESHLEISSSGTQRNQKITRTFDAAGRVASVEQNDQEPVRIIWNSDARVEKINDRVVEWNRGGALKTFQDISYQVDSIGWVVKRDNTTVFGYDGKGRLVSARSSQLRINIFYDREDRVVQIQNSKDFIHFYYGYIDTPKLVSHFSKNGKISTLFYDDDSVPFAMQSDDGTRYALLTDETSTIKAIIGDSNVLRIIDRSVFGALLPSSSSSHPFLPIGYLGGIEISEISVSILNNGRPLDLYSERYMSISPEAVVRLELNEKFSNSIDLMALEIDRQPFRVENVPEDFETWFSLAGLSPNLLPSAHLGLPASSAIVHRLLSSFPRKLRPLTHLTTVLPTRLASDISLTSPTSETSWSIDDVGFSNLLILNEDATTGEVMVEMLSDLKSEEREVISKLFDGVKSLDFATWGLVPTRHLWRAPNSKLELSSTSFSHFTMAVNKDSVELRNGKSKIVVHFSENKAEIVKKIVEELKTRENIAVWRAERKRAEAGEKTWRQWSDRETRELTSKGSVSGYDIEMKPAHQSGLLASVHSWKFRKSE from the exons aagGATTTTCAAACCATTTGCTCATCAAAACGACACCGCCACCACAACCTCACCCCAACTTCAACTCCTATGAAATGTCCATGTCACAAcag CGTCGTTCCCAGCAACACCAGCAGCCAATGGCTCCACCACTTTCAGATTGTTGGGGAAGTGGAGTTCATGATAGTGGTGTACTTCATAAGAATGCAGATGGAGCATATTATATTCCAAGCGGTTCAT TACGAACCACATCATCAACCCTCTCACCAGCATCTGGACAACGTTATTTGGacca ACCTCATACGTCTGGAGGAGCACCGAACCCAACGTATTCGGATGCATCTACCACTTTGCTGAAATACCCACTCGCAGCCGGAACTAATCAGAATAGAAG aaggcaGCAAGTTGGCACTATGAACAATGGTGATCCGGTGGCTGGTGGTCCCATGGCTTTatcgaaaaagaagaaaaagtttgaCGACGATAGCGACACGTGCTCCAGATGGCCATCCAAATGGAATATTTTGCTAGCCGCCGCGCTTCTTGTTGCACTTTTTGTTATTTGTATTTTgcttt tcCGTGCTCCAAACTACGTGTACACCCAACCTGCTCCCTCATCAGACGCCACATCATCAGCTGCCGCCGCCGCCAGTCGATATCAAGATCTTGGTCTTCGAGCCCTTCCGCCAGCAATTAGTCTTGGTGAAAGAGTCGAcgtggaattttttccaaagtctATGGCAACAAC AGAGCTCACCGTTACTAAGCCTTCACGGATCCGATTCAATGCAACAGTTGGATCAGGTGCTCAGCTGGTTCTTCTAATGAGTGCTGGAGTTCACCCCAGTCTGAGTCTCCATGATGCACTTTTTCCAATTCGTGCTGACAGGATTCGTGACTCAAAAAGCCCTACTCATATTGTAGAAGAATTTGGGTCACGAAGTCGACGTAGCCTCGGAGCTTCATCGTCTCGACATCGAAACATTGAAATTCTGTCCCCACGAAGTGCCACGTTTGAACAATTCGTTCTTGAAGGACGTCACTATCTGACATTTATCAACGAACGAAGCCGAGTTGAACCAATTTCATTCGTTGCCGAAGAACTTCAACGCCCAACAACTCCTCCGAAAACTTCCTCATCTGGAACCTCAGGAGCAAAAGAGCATCCATTAGCATCAGTTCTTGTATGTGAATCCAACTGTAATCAACGTGGAGAATGTGTTCATGGAAAGTGTCATTGTGCTCCTGGTTTCACGGGCCGAACTTGCGATGAAGCTGTATGTCCAGTCGTTTGCAGTGGAAATGGAGTCTTCTCTGGTGGAATTTGCGTTTGCAAGTCTGGATTCAAAGGAAAGGAATGTGAGATGCGGCACAATTGGTGTGAAGTAGCAGACTGTAATGGAAGGGGACGATGTGACACTGACGGAAGATGCCGTTGTAATCCTGGATGGACTGGTGAAGCTTGCGAGCTTCGTGCATGTCCACATGCATCGTGCCACGATCGAGGTGTTTGTGTGAATGGAACATGCTATTGTATGGATGGATGGAGAGGAAATGATTGTTCAGTTTTTGCTGATGCAATTGTACATGTCCCACAAGCACAGTCTCCACCGAGAAGAGGTCAAGAGCCAACGGAATCATCTAAAACTCGGAAGGCTCAAGTGAAACCGACTCCAACTTCtgagaagaagaaagaaagccgagagcttcaaaaaccaataattgCCACAGTTCAAGTTCCTACAGAATCAAGCCATCCGTGCTCAGCTCATGGTCAACTGATTGATGACATATGTCAGTGTGAGTCAGGTTGGGATTCGGTAGACTGTTCTCAACAAGCATGTCAATGTGTTAATGGAGACTGTCTTGATGATGGATCATGTCAATGTTGGAAAGGATGGAGAGGATCTAACTGCACAGATAAGAAATGTGCGATTGGATGTGAAGATCGTGGAAAATGTGCATCGGATGGATCATGTAAATGTTCTTCTGGTTGGAATGGAGAAAACTGCGCCATtg atggaTGTCCAAATCAGTGTTCCGGAAAAGGCGAATGTGGGATGGATCGTCGTTCTTCCGAATGGTCATGTCGTTGTCAAGCTGGATCTACTGGTGTTGACTGTTCCGTTTCCGTTGAAATGCATTGTGATGATGGACTTGATAACGACTCTGATGGTCTTATCGATTGTGATGATCCGGAATGTTGCTCATCGTCATCTTGCTCTTCTGAATCTGTATGTTCTACCGCAGCATCTCCCATCGAAGTTCTGATGCGGATGCCACCAATATTCAATGCAAACTTTGCTCAAAGAGTTGGATTTTTGATAATGGAAAAGTCAGTGCAAAGCTATACGGATTCATCTCAGTTCAATGAGAACTTGATTTCTGTGATTAGAGGACGTGTTATGTGGGGTGGATCTCCAACAGGTTCGGACGATCTTTCCACATATTCCAATAAATCTACAGTTCCACTTGTCGGAGTCCGTGTCTCGGATGCAGCTCATCCACTTTACGGATTCACCTTGACAAGAGAAGATGGATATTTTGATCTTACTGTCAATGGAGCACGAAGTGTCACTCTTCAATTTCTGCGAACACAATTCCAGTCTGTCAAGAAGAGCGTTTTTGTTTCTCCCCGTCAAATTATTCACATTGATGACATCGTGCTCTATCGTCAATCTGGAGGATCACCACCTGCAATATCAATGGCACCGGCACGCGCAAAATGCTCGCCAACGTTGAGAAGAATTCCAGATGTTGTATTGATTTCTAACTGGCAGTACACATCTGATGGAATTGAAACTGACGAAACCTCTGATTCTTCTCGAATTGTCGTTGATTCTAGATCAATCTTCGAGTCATTGCCAATTCAAGGAACTGATGTTCGACTTGTATATGATTCTGCAAGATCACCAGCTGCTCCATCAACAATGCTCATAGGATTATTGTATGATCGAGTCGACAAGGAGCTGCGCAAAGTTCATATCAATATTCGGATTGCCGGACGGCGGTTTGATAGAGTTCTGGCTCCGCGTACCAATCTCACTTATGTATTTGCCTGGGATAAAATGAATGCCTACCGTCAAAGCGAATCAGGATTAGTTCCAGTAACAGTTCGAGTTGGATATGAATACCAAGGATGTGATAGAACAAGTGAAAGGGTATGGCAAACAAGAAGAAGTCAAATGATGGGAGCAACTGCtagaaaaatgattggaaCAATGTGGACTCTTGATATACATCATCATTTGGATATTGTTAATA atgtCGTCGAGATGGGAAATGGTGGATACCGTTTAATCACTGAAAGTGAGCCACGTGTCTCAACATTTGCAGGACTTGATGGCGTGAAACGAGATGTGGAATGCTTGAAATGTGAAGGAAAAGTCGACTCAATTTCTCTCTTCCGCCCAACTACAGTAGTTTATGCTCAAGATGGAAGCCTAATTATTGGAGATCACAATATGATTAGAAGAGTTTCACAGGACGGTCAAGTCTCAACGATTCTAACATTGGGATTGGCAGATACTTCACATTCGTACTATATCGCGGTGTCACCGGTAGATGGTACAATTGCCATTTCACTGCCACTTCATAAACAAGTGTGGAGGATTTCTAGTCTTGAACCACAAGATTCTCGAAACAACTATGATGTACTGGCTGGAGACGGAACTGTTTGTGCTTCTGCAGTCGACTCGTGTGGTGATGGAGCACTTGCACAGAATGCCCAACTCATTTTCCCCAAGGGAATTTCTTTTGataaaatgggaaatttaTACT TGGCTGATAGTCGTCGCATTCGAGTCATCGACACTACCGGACATATCCGATCAATTGGAGAAACAACACCAGATCAGCATCCGATCAGAACTTGTGCTCAAATTACAAAACTTGTCGATCTTCAAATGGAATGGCCAACATCTCTGACAATTGACCCCATAACTGGATCTGTATTAGTTCTCGACACAAATGTTGTCTATGAAATTGACGTTGTGCATGATGTAGTTACAATTGCTCTTGGCTCACCGACCACTTGTGATCTTGCCAATGCAACTTCCTCGGCTTCAGCCAAATCACTTGATCATCGTCGTCACTTGATTCAGAATGCTCGTGACATCACTGTAGGAACGGATGGAGCTATTTATGTTGTTGAATCTGATGGAAGACGGCTAAATCAAGTTCGAAAACTCAGCTCCGATCGTTCTACATTCTCCATTCTCACCGGTGGAAAGAGCCCATGCTCTTGTGATGTGGCAGCTTGTGGATGTGACGATGCAGTTTCCCTCCGTGATGTTGCAGCATCTCAAGCTCATTTGAGCTCTCCTTACGCGGTCTGTGTTTCTCCTTCTGGTGACGTCATTATCGCTGATTCTGGAAACTCTAAAATTAAGAAAGTATCGGCCCGTATGGCAAAATACGATGGACGTTCTCGAACTTATGAAGTAACTGATGCTGAGCGTCAGGAAAAATACACATTCAACCGTCATGGACAACATTCTTCTACCGTATCTCTTATCACTGGACGCACCTTTTTCAACTTCAGCTATCAAGTTGACTCGCCAATATCTATGATTTCTGAGATCAGAGCAGCATCTGGAGTTGTTCTTCGTGTTCTGAAACGAAATGATTCACTCTTCGATTTGGAAACTACCCTCGGCCAAAGAACTACATTGACCATGTCAGCATATGATGGAACTTTGGAGCAAGTGTCCAAGAGAGATTCTGCAACTTCAAGAGACGCAACAAAACTGTTTTACAAGAAAGGATTGTTGACTTCGAGAATAGATGTAGCTACTGCAGTTGGATTTGAATATGATGAATATGGAAGAGCTATTGGTCTGAAACGTGATAGGGAATATTGGAGACTCGGAGAGGAAACG ATTTCTATGGGATCAGTGAACACTGAAGTACTTCTCAACGGACAACGCTTCCAACAAGTTCGGCTCGGTGAAGGAAATCTTGCAGTTCATTCCACAAATGGTGCAACTACTCGCCTAATTAGCCTGCGCAATGAAGGATACTCATTGGCATCACCACTTGGTACATCAACACTTTACGACAAAAGCTCAAGTATACCGGATAGTAACGGGGAGCCATTGATATCACGTCGAAGAACCAAAGTTCCTGCAATCGGAAACCCACAAAGAAGAGAACTGACAACTCGATGGGACTGGAGACACGTGGCTCGTCGTGGTGATGATTCGGATGGCAGTTTGGGAAGACGAAAAGTGGCGGAG ATTAACGGTGTGAACATGTTCTCAATGGAATATGATGTTAAATCGAACCAAGATACTCTTCGTCTTGGCTCAACAACTGATGATGCTCAAGCTCTTCTCTTTATCGACTACACTTCATCTGGACGCATTCGTCGCATTTCTGCCCCAGAAGATTCTCAAATGGCTGAGATGAATATCACTTGGGATGGAGCTGGAAGAAAATCTGAAGTTACTTGGGGATCTTGGAAGATTCGTCTTACTTATGACAATTCAAACCGTCTTACTGAGCATGCTATTGATGGAGCAAGAGTTCCAATTAAAATGAGCTATGCAGGAGCTTCCAGGAGACCGAATGAGATTCAACATGACGGAGCCAAATGGAACATTCAGTACGATAACTATGATAGAATCAAGGAAGTTATCAGTAAATCTCAAGAGGCTACATCATTCTCTTCAATTGCGCTTGGTGGGGATGAATGGGTCCTGAAACGAAGAACCTCGTTAAACTCCAAGCCATCACTTGTTAGATTGAGTAGAGAAGGGAAAGTTCTAGAGTCGACAACACCTGATGAAAATCATTATTGGCTTGAGAGAAAAGACCCTATTACTGGAAGAACTACTGAGATATTGAATGACGAAGAGACTACTGTAGTGACATGCTGGTCTCCAGAAGGTGCACCAATGTGTTCTCGGAGCAGGAACCTCCAAGAAAATACAACAATGCAAGGACACCTGGTTGCTAGGAAAAGCGTAACAATAATGACACCAACATCTTCAGAGCCTTCCATAACTTCATCGTTCACTTATGAATACGACGACATGCTGCGCGTTACCACAATTCAGCCAGTTATCGAACAATCCGTACTTGAATCTATTCAACTGTCTTACGATGAACGTCGCGGACATGTTGCAGCAATCAATGGATTCAAATGGGCGCGCGATGCATCGACTTCCCGTTGTCAAGGTCATGGATTAATGTACGAAACTTCCAAGGCAAATGATCATCGGCAGGTTGTTGAACGTAAGCTGATCTTCGGAGATGCGAGAgcttcaattaaaataatacgTGACAAAGCTGGAAGAGCTTCTGAATCTCATCTGGAGATATCTTCATCAGGAACTCAACGGAATCAGAAAATCACAAGAACTTTTGATGCTGCTGGACGTGTTGCAAGTGTCGAGCAGAATGATCAGGAACCGGTTCGAATTATTTGGAATTCAGATGCACGCGttgagaaaataaatgatAGAGTTGTGGAGTGGAATCGAGGAGGTGCTCTGAAAACCTTCCAGGATATATCTTACCAAGTCGATTCTATCGGATGGGTTGTAAAGCGAGATAATACCACAGTGTTTGGATACGATGGAAAAGGACGACTTGTTTCGGCTCGTTCCAGTCAGCTcagaatcaacattttttacgATAGAGAAGATCGAGttgttcaaattcaaaattcgaaagatTTTATTCACTTCTATTATGGATATATTGACACTCCAAAGTTGGTTTCTCATTTCTCAAAGAATGGAAAAATCTCAACATTATTTTACGACGACGATTCCGTTCCATTTGCAATGCAATCTGATGATGGAACTCGCTATGCATTGTTAACTGATGAAACTTCCACCATTAAAGCAATTATCGGAGACTCGAATGTTCTTCGAATCATTGATCGTTCAGTTTTCGGAGCTCTACTTCCTTCGTCATCGTCTTCGCACCCATTCCTTCCCATTGGATACCTCggtggaattgaaatttctgagatTTCTGTGTCAATTCTGAATAATGGAAGACCGTTGGATTTATACAGTGAACGTTACATGTCAATTTCTCCAGAAGCAGTAGTTCGACTTGAGCTTAAcgaaaagttttcgaattcTATTGATTTGATGGCATTGGAAATTGACAGACAACCATTCCGCGTTGAGAATGTTCCAGAAG atttcgaaACATGGTTTTCACTTGCCGGACTATCGCCAAATCTTCTCCCATCAGCTCATCTTGGCCTTCCAGCATCATCCGCTATTGTTCACAGACTTTTGTCTTCTTTCCCTCggaagctccgcccacttacTCACTTGACTACCGTACTTCCAACACGATTAGCCTCAGACATATCCCTGACATCTCCAACTTCTGAAACTTCATGGTCAATTGATGACGTTGGTTTCtcaaatttgttaattttgaacGAAGATGCTACAACTGGAGAGGTTATGGTTGAAATGCTATCTGATTTGAAATCTGAAGAACGCGAAGTCATTTCAAAACTGTTTGATGGAGTCAAATCTCTTGATTTTGCCACGTGGGGTCTGGTACCAACGCGTCATTTGTGGAGAGCTCCGAACTCGAAGCTAGAGCTCAGCTCGACCTCATTCTCACATTTTACAATGGCCGTGAACAAGGACAGTGTGGAGTTGAGAAACGGAAAATCGAAGATTGTTGTCCacttttcggaaaataaaGCTGAAATTGTTAAGAAAATTGTGGAAGAGCTGAAGACACGCGAGAACATTGCCGTTTGGCGTGCCGAACGGAAGAGAGCTGAAGCTGGAGAGAAAACGTGGAGACAATGGAGTGATCGTGAGACACG cgaactAACTTCGAAAGGTTCTGTCTCTGGATACGATATTGAGATGAAGCCTGCCCACCAATCCGGACTCCTCGCTAGTGTACATTCATGGAAGTTCCGAAAATCTGaatag